ttttttttaaagctggATTACTGTTACAAATTTAAGAGAATACGCAAAAATTGAACAAGCCTTTAAGCTTCTTTTTTCAAACGATTACAACAGGTAATAAGCAAAGGGAATAAATATGGTGATTATACTTTGTGATGAACAATGGGGTAACTGACGCAAGTTGTCTTTAATTATCTCAAAACTACTTGAACACTTTTGTTACAAATCTCGTTGATTTCCAATCTATCAATTTCATATTCAGCACGTTTTCTTCACTTTTACATTTGTTGTCATATTTAACATCCTTTTGAATgatgtaattttcttttgtagaTTTTCAGTTTTCTAAAAAGTAATGATTATAATCATTTTTAGCAATTGTAGAACAAATACTCTTTTTCAAACAACTTATTCAATTGGAAGATAAAAATGTGTATTGATCTTCCAATCGAAGAAGCGGCCCGGAAAATGAATATTGATCATCCAATTGTTAAGAAAACTTGTCATAAAAGATTATTATATCGTTAATTTTATAGGACTTAAAAGTCTACGGAATAAAATTGTATCACTGAAGACAGTGAAGAGAATATTAAGCAAGACAATGAATGCAAGGACACGTGCGGAAGGGAAAACTGATAACATAGAAAAACAGATTAGTGAGATTTGTAGTAAAACCCTCAAAAACGTTATTGGTTTGTTGTTAGTAGTGCGTTTGTTGaagagatgtttttttttttttttttttttttgataatccaggtatCCGGACCTCTCACTTAGTCCGACTATCCCACCACGTCCAACCGGAACTGGCGAAGAAGGTTCTGGAGGCCAAACGGAAACCatgttaaatccgctgtggccGGGGCTCGAACTCGTGATTGCGGGCACCTCAGCCGAAGTCCCTTTACCGCCTGAGATGATTGTAGAGtagaaaaacaaatcaataagaTTTGTAGTAATGCATTCCAAAACGTTACTGGTTTGATGTCAACgtatatttagtattttttttacgttACAAATTTAAGAGAGTGCACAAAAGGAAACATACGCACAACAACGAGAATTGACTATTGACTGAAATGAATCCTATCAGTTATAGATTCCAAACTTTTACTATTCTTTTTCACAATTTTGAGCGACCAAAATTATACTTTTCTGCTCAAATAATACCCATACGTTCCCTTTTTATTAATAGTTAAGTTAAatctacaaaataaatatatgtgcTTAACAACCCATCAATTTGTATATGGCAAaactttctaaaataaaaagttgtgttttgtaaaaaaaaaacaatcacatttGTGAATTTTCCAATGTTACTATCTGTTTGTATCTTTTGTTGTCTGAGTTATATGAAATGAAAGATGCCAAGGGAGTTGAGCTATTTGCCTTTTTCACTATGTAAGATTTGGTTGCTGAGAGAACCTTCGTTCAAGAGTTTTGGCCAGTCCTTTATAGCAATAATGGTTGTCTTGTTTTTATGTGTGAGTGTCTCACTCCAAGTCAGATGTACTACAAAATTGGGATTCTAGGTGTACTTTTCATAAGTTTTCATATTAAGTTGTTGAAATAAGACACAGGAGAGGAGAAAGAGCTTATAAGTTGCTCGATTATGATCACATAATAGCGTTTACTAAACTCCAACAAATGCagttttgatatattattatatttgaatgagaaatgacGTTTTAAGATTTTGCTGGTCTTCGACCACCATTTGAGAGTCTTTATCATCCCATGGCGTACTTCTGTGTCCAGCTTCTCGCAGTTGACTCGTACTTGGTTTTATCTGCTGTACATAAGAGCTATCTCTGGCACAAGAGGATCATCTGGGTTCGGGTATGTCAACAGTGAACAAATCGATAGCAAAACCGTTATCCACGGTGTGATCAATCAAATCGAAGATCCAAGTCTTGACCtagattttattaataactagtGGTttatccgcgctacgcgcggggCAGCTATCCTTTGTTgtaatttggatttttttttaggaaattgccaaaaatgattcaaaatttgattttaaatacaaaactgtacctcaaattcaatcaaatgcaaaagtaatctAAAAGGCTAGAGAAATTACAACCTTTTATGactaaacaaaaaacatgtattgATCAGTTTTACCATTATAATCTTCTGcatgagaagacttctttgtaagtcttctcgttcaatagatcttaaaaataatttaatttttttataaaaaatattttgatggaaaaaaaaattgaaatcatgtaataataaacatttctaaatgatgtaaatttattttttactaaaattgaattattttcaacatatatGAGTGAAAGTAGATCAACTCAAGATagtcattggtttagggtttggtaacatatgtcataatatTGTTGGTatatttagggttagattttgaaatctttatcttttgtttttttttttaattttttttgacctatatgtgtttagtgactatctaataacttgatttaaacactttctaagtatCTTAAAAGTTTAAGGAAATGTTTGCTTTtaaagttatttggtttatagGGTCTGGAAGACTCACAGAAGACTTCCCAAAAAGTTTCCTGACATATCTCACCTTAATTTTAGTATAATTTAGGGTTCCCCCTAAATTTTAGAAGAGTTTAGGTTCCCGCCTAAATcgaagtcttccagaagtcttGTAGAAGTCTTCTAGGGgaagtcttctcatgtattagattttaaaagtaattaataaattttataaaaaatattttgaaagagaaaaaaatcaaaatcatgtattaataaacatttctaaattatgaaatttagatttactaaaattaaattatttttaacaaagaTGAATGGATGTAGATTGAGTCATGATAGCTTTCGGTTTAGgttttggtaacatatgttatagtattgttggtatttttaaggttagattttgaaatattatcttttaatttttttttagtttgaaatatatgtgtttagtgactatctaattacttgatttaaacactttctaagtttcttttaagtttagggaagtgtttttgtttagttatttGGTTATAGGGTCTGTAagactttggtttagggtttagtaacacatgttatagtattgtttgtatttagggtttcattttagaatcttaactttttttaaaaaaatttgacttacatgtgtttagttttgtgtatattaaacgctttataagttgattttaagtttaatgaattgttttttgctgctgtaaaaaaaaaaattgttttttgctatttagttagttatttgattaggtCATGGTTTGAAAAActtttagaagacttccagaagtcttctgacgtattcccgcctaaattttaatagaatttaggtttcccgcctaaagCGAAGTCTTCCAGAAatcttccagaagtcttcttaTGTATTTGATTTTTGGATCTAGAAAGAAGTCTTCtcctagaagacttcccaagaaaTATTCtgtatcgaaaatatttaacctaattggaatttttgtctccatatataaagaaaatttacacattatctttcttcctttcaaatggctgcaacgaaatgtaatgtttctcactcAAAAACTCTCCAACTTCTCTCTAATCTTTTTGAACATCAAAACATCAAACTTTAAAtctatttctcatttttttgtttatgtcttctcactaatttatcttctttttgcagatttttcataacatggttctcatctttcactccttcaaaggtagatctataaattttggatatgtattattgtgtgttttatatattagattctgttgcacaaaaaaaaaaaaaaatatattagattctaaaatgCTATAGATTCAACTTAATGTGACTGTTTCgtttaatatttaagtataaaattatattttagaagtttttctctttttgaagtcttttgaatttgcaggtttttcagatctgagtcaGACTTTGAAAAACTTCTCAAAAGACTCttggaagactctcggaagacttcttggaaaatcttctaatgcattttattcTAGAATACTTCCCATGAagtcttcaggaagtcttccGAAGTCTTTTTCCAAAAGTGgtacaaattttggatatgtactttgtgtgtgtttatatattaaattctaagaatttatagattcaacctaatttgattgttttgtttattgtttaagcattaaaaaattttatttttgaacatttctctgttttgaagtcatttgaatgtttttgaatatgcagatttttttcagatctgagttaGACTTTGGAAaacttctcagaagactcttggaagactCTCAAAAGACTTCTTGGGAAATCCTCTAATGCATTTTATACTATAAGACTTCTCACGAAGTCTTGAGGAAGTCTTCTGAAGTCTTATGCCCAAAGTGatacaaattttggatatgtattttgtgtgttttataattagattctaaaaagttatagattcaacctaatgtgattgttttgttaattatttaagcataaagaatttatttttgaagttttctctattttgaagccatttgaatgcttttgaaaatgcagattttttcagatctgagtcaGATTTTGAAAtacttctcagaagactctttgaagactctcagaagactcttggaagactcttgtaagacttcttgggaagtcttctaatgtattttatgctagaagacttcccgcAAAGTCTTCGGGAAGTCTTCTGCGCAAGGTGGTACAAAAGAATGATgccaagtggagtccaagcttataTATGTTGAGGAATGATATCTAGCTCCAtgtgtaatagttttgtttatggtatgttttatgatttgtatgtctactattttagttgtgaattcttttgtaaacttgaagagatgttaatcaaaagaatttgGTATATATGTTCATGTTTTTCCCAAAGTACTTGACATttttgaagttattgatacaacgtACCAAGAATTTTTTTAACCATTCTACCAACTTAtaacaaaacacaataacacaaaaacttagtcaaatttactaaaactaagagagaagacttcagaagaaaacttagtcaaattcacaaaagatcaaacttgaattttaagttaaagttgaaattttaaatctcatgtaagttcaaaattatttcttataatctaaaaagacacattacatcacatgatttgatattcttgaagttatttaacacttttgaaagttaaaaagatacattgaatttacttaacacttttaaaaatctaacataGAAGATTTCTCCAAAAAATCTTCTAGaattagctagaaacattagtaaacataaatatttgaaatctcatatttatcaccaaataagttatgaatttcatccaggagccccaatattgactaatacacatgaattaataaaaaaatattaaaaagtcattttaattgtatagaaaatgaaagtttattaaacattgacgttGAAGACTTCTAtgatttaaataatatagatttatgttaaatttccaaatatttgtgtatatataaatatgattcaattacattttaatgatttatttattagttatttaatattggAACCATTTTGTATTGAAATAatcaatttgaaaattttaccattaaaaaaaaatagtaacctagaattatgtttttcatattttgattggttGTTTATAATCCTATGTGTATATTCTCAGTGGCTTATAGCCTTAGTTTTATAATGatggtttaatatatttttgaagttttaaaaatattgtgtGAACATTCTCAATTATTTATAcctttaacttatatatatatatatatatatatatattatatgttatttttcatTAGCATATAGCctaatatttgaaaaatcatgagttaaatttatttacttataactTTTAAGAGTCTAgcatttttaaaatacttattAGTTTGTATTTTATTCACTGTTACATttcgaaaaatattttatacatgaattttaattatttataatgttATAGTTTTATTAACTTAACTTACTTGATATaggtttattatttattttaaattaacaattttgaaaatattgacatctttataaataaaaaactaaaataatgatGTGTCATAATACGATTggtatatttataaatttatatagtttttaaattatattagtcATCATCTaggttttaaataattttttttaaaaaatttaaatttattatatattcagttaacttatatatataaacttttatttctgttaactttccttatttgatattgatttctatgttattttgaaataaacaaatttttggaaatattgaattttttgaatatattaaactaaaataatgatttttcatattataattAGTTGTTTTAAATCATATGTGTTAATACTggttttttcttgtagtggttttAAGTCATATTATTGAATAATTTCAATAGCATATaacctatatttttaaaatcacgtgttttaaatttatatagttctaattgtttaaatattttgcatttttaagttatttattatatttgtatgatattttatgttagttttcgaaaatatattatatattaagtttacttatatataattatttgacTTTTGTAagtttaccatatttaaaatgatttatattttattttgaaataaacaatttttagtaatattgacaattttagaaataacataataaaatgttgATTTGTCataatgtgactgaaggttttAAATCCTATGTTTAAAGATTATGAtatgataatataattaattaatctatAGTTTAAAGACCAAGAGCAATCTAATTAGGGGTGTGACGGATCCGGATACTCGGAAAATTTAAGGTATCCAGACCTGGATTCGTCGGATCCGTGTAATTAAAATCTGGATCCGTGACCTCCGGATTTCCGATATTTTTCTAGATATCGTACTACCTGtgggtatccggatccggattcataaaaaaaaactaaaattctaaaataatatataaattaaatatttatacaaaattataaatatatttatatgtatataatattagaattaaaatataacattataaaactaattttatgtatgaatgataatatattaaatataattattaaaaatttaaaaccttTTAGAAATatggatccggatatccagacCTAAAAATCAAGATATTCGGATCCGGATTCAGTTTTGACGGATttgatattttactatctagaTCTGGATTCAGACTTCCCAGATATCTTTTTTCAggagcggatctcggatcgatTCCGGatccaaaataataattctagACCTAATTCTAATATAGTATTTTCGATATCTTCTTCTATAATATAGTAactataaaatagaataatatttGACTCCATgggtattcctctatttttctCTCTGAAAATAGAGAACTATCATTTCTTTCttcaaatataaaagaaaagaattagCAAAAGTAGTAATCTCAAAAATAGAAGGGGAGTCAGAGATAAATATCAGTTATAATAACATTTAGAGGCAAATACACAGTTGGGTTGAATATGTTAATTGAATGTGCTGGGATTGAATTTACCACGTCGAATTCAAACTAGCTATGAAAAGCATCCAGGAACAATATTCAAACTATTCAGAAAATCACAATCATAAATTGTGAAAATAGTAGTGTCAAACAATGACCAAAGTGATGTCtataactaaaacaaaatacaaacaaaaacaagagaGACCACCACAACACTATTTATACGGGCACACCTATACATGACTCTTATTTCCGTCTTTTTCACACTCTTGAGtgaaaacaagaaagaaaaggcATCAGGGATGTTAACTACATGGTTAGTCCCaatcttcttttgtttattataagcCCAACTCTGTTTTAATCGAGCCATATTTTAACCATATTTTAATCAAGGGTTAGGGCTGGTACCAGGGTTAGGGCTGGTACCAGGGTTAGCCCacttaaatgaaaaatatatttcatttatttttgttcttaaattttaagtataaaattagaaaaattaagatatgatatgaTTCTTTCTTCTAATTTGTTGAGcatcaaaatcgagttttctcgccaaaaccgaaaaattaagtttttttcgccaaaaccacaaatcgagtttcccgccaaaaccgcaaaattaagtttttcctgccaaaaacaaaaaatttccagcctaaaccaaaaatcaagttttccgccaaaaccacaaaccCGAGTTTTACCGGCAAAACCAAAATATCGATTTTTCtgaccaaaaccggaaaatgagttttcccgccaaaatcacaaacctgagttttcccaccaaaatcgtAAACTCGagtttttcccgccaaaaacgaaAATTTTgcgtttcccgccaaaaacaaaatttttgagtttcccgccaaaaacgaaAAGTCAGGCTTTTCGGGAAAAAATCACAATTGgggttttccgccaaaaccgcaagatcgagttttcccgccataaattaaaattgattttttcggttttggcgggaaatttgattttgcagttttggcgagaaaattcgtttttcatattttggcggaaaaactcggttttgtggttttggcggcaAAACTCAATTTTcctgttttggcggaaaaacttgattttgtggttttggctgAATTTTCGGTATTGAcaggaaaaacaaaattttccttCAAGGCATAAACTGTATGCCCGAGATTTGATTTACAAGGAAGGCTCTGCGGGTGTGAAATTGAGGGAAACGCTGTTGACGCAATGGCGTTCATCAGTGGGAGTAGCAAAACCTTCCCCTTTGAAAACATGACCAAGGTGTCCACCGCATGCTGCACAATTGATCTCTATTCTTCTCCCATCAGGGTCTGCCTGGTAAATATATAATGCATAACAGAGTAATGTCAGCAAAACAAAAGAGTTTACATTCCTAGGTGATCAAATTCATGAagtgttttgggttttgagAGTGTCTTACGGTTCGAGTTATGGCACCAGGGATTCCATCAAAGAATGCAGGCCAGCCACAACCTGCGTTAAACTTTGTGGTTGATTTGTAAAGAGGCGTTTTGCAACGTGCACAACCGTAGATCCCTTCTTTGTTGAAATCTATGTATTCCCCAGTTCCTGGGTATCtgaaaatcaacaaaaaaacaaaccacaattggataaacaaagaaaaaggaCATTTAACTTTTCTAGTAGTCTCGAGTTCACTTATTCAATATGATATTCAAATACCAGAAAGTCAGAAACTCCAAGACAACGCAGACATTTTCATGGTCATAGAGACATAACAGATCATAAGCAGACAATGCAAGCAAGTTCTAAAATTGACCTCTCAGCGTATGCATTATAGGTAAAAGAGATTCAGAGATCATTATATATTATCACAAGCTCTCATCTCAAGTTTTTAAAGTAGCAAAAGATGGTATCTTTGAAGAAGTTGTATAACCTTTGATGCAAGCTGCCAATTAAGCAGACAGTGCAACAGAGTTCTAAGAGTTGACCTCACGTAGTACACTTTGTAGGTAAAAGAGACTCATAGATCATCACAATCTGTTATCACAAGGTTTCATCTCCAGTTTAAAAGAAAGTATCATTATATAACCTCCAAACAATGCTTAATTACAATCAGTAAAATGAATCGAGTAGTCTCCTTTAAAGGTTCTAAATCTACAGCAGAAACTTCCTCTGAAAGGTACAAGCAGCTGTATAGTAACAGAGATACAATCttcaaacacatatatatatactcatcaGGAGTATAATCTTAAATCATTACTATACATCCTTGTATCCCAATGTGTTTGAAACTCGATTCAACCAGACTTGAaatgagaagaaagaaagaaaggctTACTCGGTGCCTTTCAGACGGAGAATCCTCAACTGCTCGGGAGAAAGAACCGCACGCCACTCCTCCTCTCCTTTCTGCATCGACCCCTCAGCCGCCATGTTCACCACGATACAAGCTTACGATTATAGGGCGAGGAGAATCGAGGAGGAGAAACGTCgtcccttttatttttttttgtcatctgttaGATTATATTGATTTTACTTCAAGGTTCCCATACAAAAGATGCATCTGCTGCAACCATAACACAAACCTACCCAGGGGAGATACAACAACCCCCATTAGAAAGACTGCACCACAAGTCAGTCGCTATACCAAAGCCAAAAACTTCCCCAAAAAATAGTCAAGACCCTAAACAGGGAATGAAACTTCCTCATTCTCAAAGTAACTGAGAAGCCACATCGGCGGTCCTGATGCAACATATGACTGCCTCTGTCCTCCTTTAGTAACCCCTTTAGCAATGAGGAGAGGTCCTATGTTGTTTGCCCTTGCTTTCTTCACAAGTCGCCACCATTCTATTCCTGTCAATCTACTTATAATAAGTCTTGTCTCACCTTTGAAATTCGGGCAGGCTTTTGGTCTCAGGATCATTTGAGTAAGATCTTCATCATCAATCGCGAAGCACCCTGTCGTAGTGATGCGACACAATACTTTCCACTGACCAAACTAACACTTCCAGTTTCACATCATGGAGACTCGTGATCTCGCTAAAGGCTCTTCTACCATGGAGCACAACCTTACCCTTCTCATTTCTTAGTACCCAAGCTCCACCTCCCACACTGGTACTTTTCATCCAGTCTACCCCAATGTTGCACTTGACCAAACCTCTCGGAGGAGGGTTCCAGGTTTTTTGTTGCAGAGCAACCTCTCCACGTTATGCCGCTTCCGCTTGCTGCTTATTGGCTTGAGCGAGGTTCCACATCTCAGCTTCCGCAAAAGTTTTGTCAACCAGGTCCATTAGAAACTCTTGTTTCCCTTCAAATAGCAGTTTGTTTATATTCTTCCATAGGAACCAAGTTAACCATGGAACCGCATTGACCACCATACTTGGGACTGTTTTATTAGATCCCAGAGACAAGAGATAGTGAATGTTTGAGTAGTGAGAGATTGAATCAAAACCTCCTTCAGGACAAGGGACGTTCGCAAGAGCCCACACCTGACGCGCAATAGGACAAGTGAAGAGTATGTGATTGATTGACTCTCCCTGGAATCCGCATGCTTGACAGCAGGGATCCATCTTGATTCCTCTCTTAACCAACAACTCCCCAACAGAAATTGCATTGCTCAGCGCTCTCCATAGAAACATTTTTATCTTGGGAGGAGTTTTGAGTTTCCACGCTGCAGTCTTGAGATCATTTAAAGACGGTAGGGCCTCCGCTTCTCTTATATCTTCGCTTCTTGTCACTCTGGTTTTTAACCAATACCCAGACTTGACCGAGTAGCCACCATGCTTGTTATGCTCCCATACCTAGAAGTCTTCTTCTTTATAAACCGGTTTCATTGCCAAGATCCTAATCACATCCTCCTCAAAGAACAGATCATGTAGAGTATTGAGATTCCAACATCTATTTTCCTTGTCAATCAGCTTATCTACGCAGAGAAGGAGATCAAGAAAGATGTTTTTCATTAGAGGTCTCCTAATCACCTCCCCTTCAATCCATGCATCGACCCAAACCGAAACCGTTTTGCCGTTTCTAATCTTCTTTTTGATCCCCATTGTGAGCAGCTCCTTACCAAATTTTATGCTGCGCCATGCATACGAAGGTCTGGGGCCGTTTGTCGCAGATAAAAACTCCTTGTGAGGAAAATACCGGCTCTTGAATACTCTAGCAAACAGAGACCCTGGATCATTGAGTATGCGCCAAGCCTGTTTGGCTAGCAATGCTTGATTAAAACTCTGTAGATCCTTGAAGCCTAAACCTCTTTGCTCTTTTGCCAATGATAGATTCAACTAACTTAGCCAATGCATCTTCCTCTTGTGTTCTAAAGAATTCCACCCAAAATCCGCCATTGCCTTTGTCAGGTTTTCGCAGGATGTCTTCGTTAGTTTAAAGCATGACATGGCATAGATAAGCATAGCCATGGCCACAGCCTTAATTAAGATCTCTTTCCCTCCCAGAGATAACTGCTTAACAAACCACCCTGACAACCGGTCCTTAAGCTTGTCATAAATATATGCAAGCATTTCCGTCTTAGATCCGCTAAAGCATTTCGGGAGTCCTAAATAGGTTCCTGATCCCCCTTCCTTTTGAATACCGGTAACTCCGTTGATCATTGTTTTCACTTCTTCGGGTACCTTGGCGCCAAAAGTTATTGCCGATTTAGCAATGCTCACCTGTTGGCCAGTCGCCTTCTCATATACCAATAGTATCCTCATCAGCTATGTTGCTTGGTTCTCCTCTGCTCTACAAATTAGCAAGCTGTCATCGGCAAAGAGCATATGGTGCAGCATCAGACCTTCTTCTTCAAAGCATATACCTTGGATCTTGCCATTTCTTACCGCCATATTCAGCATGTGAATCAGCCCTTCAGTACGCAAAATGAATAGAAATGGAGACAACGGATCTCCTGCCTCAGCCCTCTTCCCTGTTGTATGCATCCAAAAGCTTGATTATTGATCAGCGTTGAGAAAGTTACCGTAGAAACACAGAACATAACTCTCTCTATCCAGACCTCCTCGAATCCCAGTGCTCGAAGCAATGCCTTCAGATAACCCCACTCTACTCGATCGTAGGCCTTTGACATATCAGATTTGATTGCCCTGAAATCTTTAGATATCTTATCATTCGTTCTCAGAGCGTGCACCATCTCATGGGCACTGAGAATGTTGTATGTGATGAGTCTTTCTTCAACAAAGGCAGATTGTGTGGGAGATACCAAATCAGCCAACAACGGTTTGAGCCTGCTAGTCATTATCTTTGA
This genomic stretch from Brassica napus cultivar Da-Ae chromosome C9, Da-Ae, whole genome shotgun sequence harbors:
- the LOC106412301 gene encoding uncharacterized protein LOC106412301 isoform X2; translated protein: MAAEGSMQKGEEEWRAVLSPEQLRILRLKGTEYPGTGEYIDFNKEGIYGCARCKTPLYKSTTKFNAGCGWPAFFDGIPGAITRTADPDGRRIEINCAACGGHLGHVFKGEGFATPTDERHCVNSVSLNFTPAEPSL